In Niveispirillum cyanobacteriorum, the following proteins share a genomic window:
- the rpoZ gene encoding DNA-directed RNA polymerase subunit omega, which produces MARVTVEDCVLKIPNRFELVMMAAQRARDIASGSPLSIDRDNDKNPVVALREIADETVVLDHLKNSLIKGHQRVPEQDEPEEEIVELMAGETAWGADAARAEAEDELGGEMDFSEGDVGSADLADEDM; this is translated from the coding sequence ATGGCCCGCGTTACCGTTGAAGATTGCGTCCTCAAGATTCCGAACCGTTTCGAACTGGTGATGATGGCTGCCCAGCGCGCCCGTGACATCGCGTCCGGTTCGCCCCTGTCGATCGACCGGGACAATGACAAGAACCCCGTTGTTGCGCTGCGCGAGATCGCGGATGAGACGGTGGTGCTGGATCACCTGAAGAACAGCCTGATCAAGGGTCACCAGCGCGTGCCGGAGCAGGACGAGCCCGAGGAAGAGATTGTCGAGCTGATGGCCGGCGAGACCGCCTGGGGTGCGGATGCCGCCCGTGCCGAGGCCGAGGACGAGCTGGGCGGGGAGATGGACTTCTCCGAAGGTGATGTCGGCTCGGCCGATCTGGCCGACGAGGACATGTAA